Below is a genomic region from Marinobacter salarius.
GTCTGCGGGCGTACCGGACACGGCGTAGCGTTTTTCACCGTTTTCATACACCCGTAGCGGATCGTGGATGGAGATACTCTGCCCGGCGCCACTGCGATCATGCTCCGGCGCCACCACCCAGACCTCTTCCGCCAGGTTGCGGGCAATACGTTCAAGAATCGCCAGGCCCGGTGCGTTGATGCCGTCATCGTTGGTAATCAGAATGCGACGGACCATCGGTTCCGTGATTGCAGCAGGCTCACTCATGACCGGTCTCCTTCACTGGCTATTTTCCAGCCCGCTTCCGCCAGCTGGCTCGCACGTTTGCCCACCTGCAGGGCATCGGCATTGGCGGCATTACCCTGCAGCGCGCGGGCATAGACCCCCTGAACAATCGCCGCCAGACGGAACAGGGAAAACGCCAGAAACACATGCCAGTCGGCAATGCCATCGCGACCGGTCTGTTGGCAGTAACGGGCAATGGTTTCCTGCTCAGTGGGAACGCCCAGGGCTTCCAGATCCTCCCCTGACAAACCGCGGGAACCTTCCATATCCGAAGGCAAATGGTACGGCAGGCAGTAATAGGCAAGATCCGCCAGCGGATGACCAAGAGTGGACAACTCCCAGTCCAGAATGGCGATCACTTCCGGTTTGTCCGGCGCCAACATCAGGTTGCCAAAGCGGTAGTCACCATGGGCAATAGCGCACTCATCGGTGGATGGCAGGTTTTTCGGAAGCCACTCCATGAGTTTGTCCATGGCGGGCTGTTCGTCCGTTTTGGACGCCAGGTACTGCTTGCTCCAGCGCGCGACCTGCCGAGCGACATAACCTTCGGGTCGACCATAATCACCCAGGCCCACCGCATTCACGTCTACCGAATGCAGTGCCGCCAGGGTATCAATGGCCGACAGGTGCGCCGGCATCCGCTCCTGACGATTCAGCGCCCGCAACGCCGGGTGGTTGACTATGCGGCCTTCCAGAAAGTCCATGACGTAGAACGGCGTACCGATGATGTTGCTGTCTTCACACAAAGCCCGGGTGGCCGGCACGGGCACGCTGGTGTGTTCGGACAAAGCGCGCATGACTTTGTATTCCCGCTCCACCATGTGAGCGGAGGGCAGTGTTTTCCCGGGCGGCTTTTTGCGCAGAACGTATTGGCCGCTGTCGGTGTCCAGCAGAAACGTGGGGTTCGACTGTCCGCCCTGGAATTGCTGTACGTCCAGCTTGGTACCGAAACCTGGTATGGCTTGCTGTAGCCAGGTACGGAGGCTGTCTTCATCAAATTGGTGGGCTGGCAAAACGTCTACCAACTCTGGGTTCATGGTCATCTTTTCTGTTGCCTTCATTTATTACATAGTTGCCCGGCATTGGGGGGCAGCGGCCGGCGGGTGGGGGTGTCTTTCTTCCGGGAAAAAGAACTCGCTGCGCTCGGACACCTTTTTCCCTGCACAAAGGCACCCCCACCCACCTGCCTCGGCGTGCTTTCGGTGATGCCTTCTTAACAAATGGTTTCGCCGCCGTCGGCTACGATGACCTGTCCGGTGACGTAGGCACTCGCCTTTGTTGACAGGAAGACGGCCAAGCCGGCGATGTCGACCGGGTCACCGATTCTGCGCAGTGGGGTTTTGTCTTCGGCGCGTTTAACGCGGACCGGGTCTTCCCACAGGGCTTTGGCAAAGTCGGTTTTGATCAGGCCGGGGGCGATGCTGTTCACTCGAATACCCTTTGGCCCCCACTCCACTGCCAGATTCCGGGCCAGCGCCGCTTCCGCTGCCTTGGAAACACCGTAAGTACCGATGGTGGTATTGCCGCGGATTCCGGCGATGCTGGACAGAAGAACAACCGCACCTTCACCCTTCTCGGCCATCTGCGGCAGCACCATGTTGGTGAGCCAGAAGGTGCCTTTGACGTTGGTGTCCATGATCTTGTCCCAGGCTTCGTCGGTCATTTCGGCGGTGGTGCCGTAGACCGGGTTGGTGGCGGCGTTGCACACCAGCACATCGATAGAACCCCAGGCTTCGTTGGTTTTATCCACCAGGTTCTGCAGGTCTTCCTTCTTACCCACATGGCAGGGAATGGCGATGGCTTCGTAGCCCTGCTCTTTCAAATCGTTGGCGACCTGTTCACAGGCATCGGCCTTGCGGCTGGAGATGACAACTTTGGCACCCAGGCGAGCCATTTCTTCGGCGATGGAACGGCCGATGCCTTTGGTGGAACCGGTGATCAGGGCAACTTTTCCGGTCATATCAAAAAGCGGATTTACCATCATTCGATCCTCATGCACTGAAGCATGGGAGTGGCCGTGGTGGTGTCCTTCCGGGACTGTGCAAAACAGGGATGTTTTGCTCAAGCCTACATGGACGTATTCACGGCGTGTCGCGGAAGGACACCACCACGGCCGCTCTCCCCCTGATTCAGAGGTTGTCGTATTAGCGGTATTGGCGAAGTTCGATCTTGGCAACAGAATCCAGATGCACCTCATCCGGCCCGTCCGCCAGCCGCAACGTCCGCACCTTGGCCCAGGCTTCGGCCAGGAAGGTGTCCTGAGACACACCCGCGCCACCGTGAACCTGAATGGCGCGATCCAGCACCTTCAGCGCCATGCTCGGCGCGATCACCTTGATCATCGCAATCTCCTGACGAGCCACCTTATTACCTACGGTATCCATCATGTGCGCCGCTTTCAGGGTCATCAGCCGAGCCTGCTCAATCTCCATGCGACTGCGGGCAATATCCTTGCGAATGGAATCGA
It encodes:
- a CDS encoding phosphotransferase yields the protein MTMNPELVDVLPAHQFDEDSLRTWLQQAIPGFGTKLDVQQFQGGQSNPTFLLDTDSGQYVLRKKPPGKTLPSAHMVEREYKVMRALSEHTSVPVPATRALCEDSNIIGTPFYVMDFLEGRIVNHPALRALNRQERMPAHLSAIDTLAALHSVDVNAVGLGDYGRPEGYVARQVARWSKQYLASKTDEQPAMDKLMEWLPKNLPSTDECAIAHGDYRFGNLMLAPDKPEVIAILDWELSTLGHPLADLAYYCLPYHLPSDMEGSRGLSGEDLEALGVPTEQETIARYCQQTGRDGIADWHVFLAFSLFRLAAIVQGVYARALQGNAANADALQVGKRASQLAEAGWKIASEGDRS
- a CDS encoding SDR family NAD(P)-dependent oxidoreductase; the protein is MVNPLFDMTGKVALITGSTKGIGRSIAEEMARLGAKVVISSRKADACEQVANDLKEQGYEAIAIPCHVGKKEDLQNLVDKTNEAWGSIDVLVCNAATNPVYGTTAEMTDEAWDKIMDTNVKGTFWLTNMVLPQMAEKGEGAVVLLSSIAGIRGNTTIGTYGVSKAAEAALARNLAVEWGPKGIRVNSIAPGLIKTDFAKALWEDPVRVKRAEDKTPLRRIGDPVDIAGLAVFLSTKASAYVTGQVIVADGGETIC